One genomic region from Microscilla marina ATCC 23134 encodes:
- a CDS encoding ATP-grasp domain-containing protein yields MKKIRWIVQENNYATADRDKIIAACQQLQLPYELVQVIPFATTLPDFSIDKHHENIYYGSTTMMERVYNDLGQPAGLFYDETTFTMGNYINQWKASMLSSEGEVLIFKQLRERDYPQDTRFFIRPNADSKAFAGMVLTFAEIKSWYDKVVQNEAETVNATTEIFFSTAYHIEKEWRNIVVNGKVVTSTAYRKSFELYKSATDVPPEMIRFVEERCREYQPHDIFAMDVAKCSGEHEYYIIECGCANSIGFYHCDIFAYVKHIGEFLAAKINNKHQA; encoded by the coding sequence ATGAAAAAAATAAGATGGATTGTTCAGGAAAATAATTATGCAACTGCCGACCGGGATAAAATAATAGCTGCCTGTCAACAGTTGCAACTGCCTTATGAATTGGTGCAAGTAATTCCTTTTGCCACTACTTTGCCTGATTTCTCAATAGATAAGCACCACGAAAACATCTATTATGGCTCTACCACTATGATGGAGCGGGTGTATAACGATTTGGGGCAACCTGCGGGTTTGTTTTATGATGAAACCACTTTTACCATGGGCAATTATATCAATCAATGGAAGGCGTCTATGCTATCTTCAGAAGGCGAGGTGCTTATATTCAAGCAATTGAGAGAAAGAGATTACCCTCAGGATACCCGGTTTTTTATCCGACCCAATGCCGATTCAAAGGCTTTTGCCGGAATGGTACTTACATTTGCCGAAATTAAAAGCTGGTATGATAAGGTAGTGCAAAACGAGGCTGAAACTGTCAATGCCACCACCGAAATTTTCTTTAGTACTGCTTACCACATCGAAAAAGAATGGCGAAATATTGTGGTCAATGGCAAAGTGGTCACAAGTACTGCTTACCGAAAATCATTTGAGTTGTATAAGTCAGCTACCGATGTGCCACCAGAGATGATCAGGTTTGTAGAAGAAAGATGCCGTGAGTACCAACCACACGATATTTTTGCGATGGATGTGGCAAAGTGCAGTGGCGAACATGAGTACTATATTATAGAGTGTGGTTGCGCCAATTCTATTGGGTTTTATCACTG